One stretch of Thalassophryne amazonica chromosome 19, fThaAma1.1, whole genome shotgun sequence DNA includes these proteins:
- the vti1b gene encoding vesicle transport through interaction with t-SNAREs homolog 1B, whose amino-acid sequence MSSEEFEKLHEMYKSLYDELKLIPEKGLQCYGEDRKKLVRVFDERQGEAEEVLKGMEEELRVAPASFRNAMSTKLRLYRRDLGKLQRDMKNSPPSFGLSPQPGERRQPGISSAENQQRTHLQSQRALLLQGTESLNSASQSIERSQRIAAETEQIGTDIIEELGEQREQLDRSRNRLVNTGENLSRSRKILRAMSRRLMTNKLLLAIIILMELAILGGVVYIKFFRK is encoded by the exons ATGTCATCGGAAGAATTTGAAAAGTTGCACGAAATGTACAAATCGCTGTATGATGAGCTCAAGCTAATACCAGAGAAAGGTCTGCAGTGTTACGGAG AGGACAGAAAGAAGCTGGTGAGAGTCTTTGATGAAAGGCAGGGGGAGGCTGAAGAAGTG TTAAAAGGAATGGAAGAGGAGCTACGTGTTGCCCCTGCCTCCTTCCGCAATGCAATGAGTACGAAGCTGCGCCTATATCGCCGTGATCTGGGCAAGCTGCAGAGGGACATGAAAAATTCTCCTCCCAGCTTTGGGCTCTCACCCCAGCCAGGAGAACGAAGACAACCAGGCATCTCTTCCGCAGAAAATCAACAACGT ACGCACTTGCAGTCCCAACGAGCTCTGTTACTTCAGGGTACCGAGTCTCTGAACAGTGCCAGTCAGAGCATCGAGCGAAGCCAGCGCATCGCCGCTGAAACAGAGCAGATCGGCACTGACATTATAGAGGAACTGGGAGAGCAGCGAGAACAGCTGGATCGCTCCAGAAATAGA CTGGTTAATACGGGAGAAAATCTCAGTCGAAGTCGAAAAATCCTTCGTGCCATGTCACGGCG gcTGATGACGAACAAGTTGTTATTGGCTATTATTATTTTAATGGAGTTGGCCATTCTGGGTGGTGTTGTTTACATCAAGTTCTTCAGAAAATGA